The sequence GATGACCTCGGCCCCAAGTTCCCCCATGCGGCGGTTGGCGGCCACATCCTCGGCATGGATTCTTTCGGCTTCGGCAAGCGCGGCAGGGCAGGGATCGCCTTCGGCCGCCAGCACCACGCGGCGCATCCGTTCCAGGGCCCAGACCAGGTTGACCGCGGTGGGGCGGGAACGGACTAGGCGTGCGAAATCGGCCTCGATGGCCTGGCGCCAGGTTTGCGGCGCTTCCCGGAAGCGCTGACACGCCGCCAGGACCACCCCGTAGGCGGCGGCGATGCCGATGGCGGGCGCCCCGCGCACCTGCATGGCGGCGATGGCGGCGGCGACCTCGGCGGCGGTGGTGCAGCGGCGGTACTCGCAGCGGTCGGGCAGCAGGCGCTGGTCGAGCACTTCGAGAGCGGTTCCGGTCCAGCGCAGGGGACGGACCCGGTCGTGGGCGGATGGATGCATGTCGCGGCTTTCCGTGCTAAAGTCTGTCGGCTCTGGAACCCGAGGCCCCCTATGGAACCCGTAGATATCCTGATTCAGGCCGGCTGGATTATACCGGTCGTCCCCGCCGGAGAGCTACTGGTGGACGGCGCCGTGGCCGTCGCGGACGGCCGCATCGTCGCGCTGTGCAGCCGGGAGGAAGCCGAACGCCGCTTCCAGGCGGCGGAAACCGTGTCCCTGCCGGACCACGCCCTGATTCCCGGCCTGGTCAACGCCCACACCCACGCCGCCATGACCCTGCTGCGCGGCATCACCGACGACGTGCCGCTGATGGAATGGCTTAACGACCACATCTGGCCGCGGGAGGTGCGCTGGGTCGATGCCGACTTCGTCCGCACCGGCACCCGCCTGGCGGTGGCGGAGATGCTGCGGAGCGGCACCACCTGCTTTGCGGACATGTACTTCTTCCCCGACGCCGCCTGGGAGGTGGTGCGGGAAACCGGCATCCGCGCCGCCCTGGGGCTGATCTTCGTGGACTTCCCCACCCCCTGGGCCCGCTGCCCGGAGGAGTATCTGGAGAAAAACCGGGCGCTGCTGCAGAACTGTCCGGCCGACGACCAGATCCAGTGGCTGCTGGCGCCCCACGCCCCCTATTCGGTCGGCGACGCCACCTTCGAACGCATCGCCGAACTGGCCGATCACGCCAATCTCCGGGTGCACCTCCACCTGCACGAAACCGCGCAGGAAATCCACGAGAGCCTGGACCGTTACGGCGAGCGCCCCCTAGCCCGGCTGGATCGGCTGGAATTGGTGAACGAGTGCCTGCTGGCGGCCCACATGGTCCATCTGACCGAGGAGGAAATCGAAACCGTCGCCGAGCGCGGCGTCCACGTGCTCCACTGCCCCGAATCCAACCTCAAGCTGGCCAGCGGCTTCTGCCCCGTGGCCCGCCTGGCCGACCGCGATGCCGCGCTGGCGCTGGGCACCGACGGGGCGGCGAGCAACAACGACCTCGACCTCATCGGCGAGATGCGCACGGCGGCGCTGCTGGCCAAAGGGGTGGCCGGCGACCCGGAAGCGCTGCCGGCGGCCAGGGTCCTGGAAATGGCCACCCTGGGCGGGGCCGAGGCGCTTCATTTCGACCACTGCATCGGCTCCCTGGAACCCGGCAAGTACGCCGACATCGTCGCCGTCGATCTGGGCCGGCCGGAAACCCAGCCCTGTTACGACCCCATCTCCCAGATCGTCTATGCCGCCACCCGCGAGCAGGTCACCGACGTCTGGGTCGGTGGCCAGCAACTGTTGACCCAACGTCGCCTGACTCGGCTGGACTGGACGGCGCTAAAAGCGGAAATTCGTCCCTGGGAAATTCGTTTGGCTGAACCTTTGGAACAACTGGAATGAACACGAAAAAACAGACTTTCAAGGTATTCGCGGGCATTATATTGAGCCTATCGGCCTTGGCGGCGCAGGCAGACTGGAAAGTGGCGTTAAATATTCTCGGACATCCTATGAAGAAAGCAGGCGAGGCGCTGGAACTCAACTTGGAAACCCAAGGCGATGAAGGGTTGGCGGACATATATCTGGCAGTAAAGAAACTGCCAGACGGTCCCTTCTCGTTCATATCATCCGATTCATCCGCCACACAGTTCACCACCGAGCCACACCCTTATGCCACAGGAATTACCAACAAAAACACAAACCATAGGTTTGAAATACCCAAGCTATCACGCGACATTCCGGCTGGTAAATACGCATTCTACGCCGTAGCCGTGCCAGTCGGCGCCAATGTGTTCAATCAGGATGCTTGGTTAAGCCCGCTCGCAATCAAGGAAATATTTTTTGTAAACAACAACAATACGCTGCCTGTTCCCCCATTGCTGACTGGCACATTGAACGACGCCGGGCAAAAAGTTTTCGAGCTTAATCTCCAACGGGGCCAAAAGAGCTTCCTGCCTGGAACCTCAACCGAAACGTTCGGCATCAACGGGGATTACTTGGGGCCTACAATCCGCCTCTCCAAGGGTGACAAAGCCTTGTTCAAAGTCACCAATCATTTAGGAGAGCGTACGACGATTCACTGGCATGGCGCTCATGTTCCTGCCGCTATGGACGGCGGTCCCCATCAGGTCATAGAAGCCGGTGAGACCTGGCAGCCATCCTTCGAGATCATGCAACCCGCCGCCACACTCTGGTATCACCCCCATTTGCACGGCAAGACAGGCGAGCATGTCTATAAAGGTTTAGCGGGGTTCTTCATTGTCGATGATGAAGTCAGCGATAGTCTGCCCTTGCCAAAAACCTATGGCGTGGACGACATTCCCATCGTGATACAGGATCGAAACATCGATCCCGATGGCACCATGAATTACACAATTAACAACATGGAAAACATGATGGGTTTTCGTGGCGCCTACATCCTGGTCAACGGAGCAGTAACGCCGACCCTGGAAACCAAAGCCCAGATGATTCGTCTGCGGTTGCTCAATGGTTCCAATGCGCGAATTTATAACTTTGGGTTTTCGGACAACCGAACGTTCTACCAGATCGCCACCGATGGCGGTCTGCTGCAAACCCCGGTACCCATGAATCGCCTGCGCCTAGCGCCGGGCGAACGTGCCGAAATCTTGCTCGACTTGAGGCAAGACATCAACAACTACCTGATATTGAAGAGCTACTCCGAGGAAACCACCCCTTCCCTCATGCGAGACAGCATGATGTCTCGAGGCCGCATGATGTCCGATGATCTGGATATGCAGACATTCGATGTCATGTATATTCGCATAGGCGAGATTGGCGATAACGGCGCCTCCCTTCCAAGCCAATTGACTTCCATAGATTGGCTCCAAAGCGCCACCGCCGTCAGAACCCGCACCTTCGTATTGGGCATGGGCATGGGCATGGGCATGGGCAGGAGATTCTCCCAATCAACCGAAAGGCACATGTTCACCATCAACGGTCAATCCTTCGATATGAATCGTATTGACGAAACCGTACGCTTGGGAGATACGGAGATATGGGTGATTCGTAACCAATCCATGGCGCATCCGTTTCATATGCACGACGTCCAATTCCAGATTCTGGATAGGAACGGCGCCCCACCATCCGCCAGTGAAAAGGGGTGGAAAGACACCGTATTGGTCATGCCCAATGAAACCGTGCGTGTTATCGCCCGCTTCGATGATTTCGCAGATCCCGATCATGCCTATATGTATCATTGTCATATCCTTGAACACGAAGATGATGGCATGATGGGGCAATTCATCGTCGTGCCTTGAGCCAAGGCCCGTAACCTACTTTCCTTACAGGAAACTGAAAGACAATGCCCCAGGAAAACGTCCATCCCGAGGAAATCGCCAAGTTCACCAGCAAGGCCGAGCGCTGGTGGGACCCGGAAGGGGAGCTCTGGACCCTGCACCGGGTCAATCCGCTACGAATTCAATTTATCCGCGAAACGGCCGCTATCGAAGACAAGCGCATCGTCGATGTCGGCTGTGGCGGCGGCATCCTCAGCGAGGCCCTGGCCAAGGCGGGGGCCGCCGAAGTCCTCGGCATCGACCTGAGCGCGGAACTGATCGACGTGGCCGAACTGCATGCCTTGGAGCAGGGGGTGGACAACGTGAAGTACGAACGCATCAGCGCCGAGGCGCTGGCCGAACACGAGCCGGAAAGTTTCGATCTGGTCACCTGCATGGAGATGCTCGAACACGTGCCGCGCCCCGCCTCGGTGGTGGCCGCCTGCGCCCGGCTGGCGAAACCCGGCGGCAAGGTGTTCTTCTCCACCCTCAACCGCAACCTCAAGTCCTATCTGCTGGCCATCGTCGGCGCCGAATACGTCCTCGGCATGATCCCCAAGGGCACCCACGAATACGAAAAATTCATCCGCCCCTCGGAACTGGCGGCCTGGGCGCGGGCGGTGGACCTGGAACCGGTGGCGATCCGCGGCATCGAATACAATCCGCTGACCAAGCGTTTCTCCCTCAGCGACGACATCGACGTCAACTACCTGATGGCTTTCGAGAAAGCGCCATGACCCTGCAGTGCATCCTTTTCGACCTCGACGGCACCCTGCTCGACACCCTGCCGGATCTGGCCCTGGCGGTGAACACCGTGCTGGCCGAGGAAGGCCGCCAGCCCCTGGCCGAAGCGGTCATCCGCATGGCGGTTTCCGACGGCGCTCCAGGAATGGTGCGGCTGGCCTTTGGCGAAGACCAGGACAAGGAAGACTTCGCCCGCCGCATGGCCCGGCTGCGGGAAGTCTATCTCGACCACCTGACCGACCGCACCCGCCTGTTCCCCGGCATGGAAACGGTGCTCGAAGACATCGAAGGCCGAGGTCTGAAATGGGGCATCGTCACCAACAAGCGCCGTTACATGACCATTCCCCTGCTGCGAGAACTGGGGCTGCTGGCGCGGACCGACGCCGTGGTCTGCGGCGACGACACCCCCCTGGGCAAACCCAACCCCCAACCCCTGTGGCTGGCCTGCCGGGAAGCCGGCGTGGAGGCGACCCGCTGCGTCTATGTCGGCGATGCCGCCCGCGACATCGAGGCCGGCCGCCGCGCCGGCATGATCACGGTGGCGGTTGGATACGGCTATCTGGCCCCGGAGGACAAACCGGAGCGCTGGGGCGCCGACCACCTGATCGAACACCCGGGCGAAATCCATTCCCTGCTGGAGGGCTGGCTGCCGACGGCCCGCCCGGCCGGAACCGTCAGCGCCGCCTGATGCGAATTCCCATCCCCCTGCCGACGCCGGACACCCTCGCCGGCCGGGTCATTCTGGTCACCGGCGCCGCCGGCGCCCTGGGGCGGGTGGCGGTGGCGGCGTGCCTCAGCGCCGGCGCCGAGGTGATCCTGCTCGACCGCGACGTGCCGGCACTGGAGCGTCTGCGTGACGAAATTTTGACACGTCAACCAGGCGCGGCCTTGGGTCTGTTTCCCTTCGATCTGGCCGGCGCCGGCCCCGAGCACTACCGGGAACTGGCCGCCACCCTGGAGCGCCACGCCCCCTGCCTCGACGGCCTGCTCCACAGCGCCGCCCATCTGGACCATCTGGAGCCCATTGCCTGCCTGCCGCCCGAGCGCTGGTTCCGGAGTCTGCAGGTCAACCTGCACGCGCCTTATCTCCTGGTTCACCATCTCCTGCCGCTGCTGCAGCGCAGCAGTGACGCCAGCGTCGTTTTCACCTCCGATTCCTCCGCCCGCCAGGCGGAAGCCTACTGGGGCGCCTACGGCGTCGGCAAGGTGGCCGTGGAGGCCCTGGCCCGCATCCTGGGACGGGAATGGCAGGTCAACGATCATCTGCGCGCCAACGTCCTGGTGCCGGGTCCGGTGGCAACCCCGATGCGCCACCGCGCCTTCCCGGGAACGGAAAAAGACTTGACCGGTCCACATTCCTTAGCAAAACTGTATGTTTATCTGCTGGGGCCGGAAAGCCGGGACCACAGCGGCCAGGTGTTCACTTTCCAGGACGAGAATCATGTTCTACGGTCAGGGTGAAAGCATCGTCCTCCAGCGTGACGTCGAGGCGGTGCGCGTTCCCGACGGCGAACCCGTCAAACTCCACAAGGACGAAATCGTCACCCTCTATCAGGCGCTCGGCGGCAGTTACACGGTGCTGACCGAGGACGGCACCATGGCGCGCATCAGCGCAGGCGACGCCGACGCCCTCGGCAAGGAACCGCCGGTCATCCCCGATCTCAGGGAGGGCACCGACCCGGAAACCGTCAAGCACAACGTCTGGCAGGTGCTCAAGACCATCTACGACCCGGAAATCCCGGTCAACATCGTCGATCTGGGCCTGGTCTATCACGTCCGTATCACACCCATCGAGGAAGGCAAAAACCGGGTCGAGATCGTCATGACCCTGACCGCCCCCGGCTGCGGCATGGGGCCGGTGATCCAGCAGGACGTGGAAATGGCGGTGAAGAACCTCCCCGGGGTCGAGGAAGTGCAGGTCGAAGTCGTCTTCGATCCCCCCTGGTCGCGAGACATGATGACCGAGGCCGCCAAACTGCAGCTGGGCATGATCTGAAGCGGCAAGCGGCTGCCAGCTTTGGACAGTCAATTTTCCGTCGTTTGCCGCTCTCTGGCGAAAGCCAACTCCAACAGACTGATTTCATTATATAAATTTTTTGGCACGGGTTTCGCTAATCACCCCTTGAACCATTGCGGTACGCAATGGCCCGATACACGAGGGGAGAGCCATGCGACAGGAACGAGCCACCTTGGAGGTCATCCACAACCCGGCCTTCCAGCAAAAGGAACCGATCGCCACACCGGAACAGATCCAGCGCCTGGAACTGAGCGGCATCCTCCAGACCACGCTGGTACTCGACCAGCTGCTGCAGCTGTTCAGCCAAGCGATCCGCCAGTGGGTTCCCCACGACGGCTTCCACTACCGCTATCAGGATCTGGGACTGCAGATCCGCGGCGGCGAGCGGGCGGTCCACAGCTGCCATTACACACTGACCCTGGAGGGCGAGTCGCTGGGGGAACTGACCCTGACGCGGCGCAAGCGCTTCAGCGAAAAGGAGCTGGAAACCTTCGAAACCCTGCTCTGCAGCCTCTTTTATCCGTTGCGCAACGCCCTGCTTTACTATCGGGCGCTGGAATCGGCCCACACCGATCCCCTGACCGGCGTTTACAACCGCACCGCCCTGGACAGCGCCATGCAGCGGGAATGGAAACTGGCCCAGCGCCTGCACACCCCGTTGTCGATCCTGGTGCTCGACATCGACCACTTCAAAGCCATCAACGACACCTACGGCCACCCCGCAGGCGATGCCGCCCTGGTCAAGATCGCCGACTGTCTGCGTCAGGGCGTGCGCGCCAGCGACATCATTTTCCGTTACGGCGGCGAGGAATTCGTCATCCTGCTGAGCAATACCGACACCGAGGGCGCGACCTTGCTGGCCCAGCGCCTGCGGCGCCGCATCCGCGACATGGACTGCAGCGACATCGCCCCCAACCTGCGCATCACCACCAGCATCGGGGTGGCGACCCTCAATCACCCGGAGGAAACCCCCGAGCAGATGCTCAAACGCGCCGACGACGCCCTCTACCGCGCCAAGCGCCAGGGTCGGGACCGGGTGGTGACGGCCTGAGGGCGAAACCGCGTAAAATGGGAGACTCTGTCATCGCAACGAGGAAAACCCCATCATGAGCGGTTACCGTTTCCATCTCCATCACGTCAGCCTGCTGGTGTCCGATACCCGACGGGCGTTGGATTTCTACTGCGGCGTCCTCGGCATGGCGCAGACCGAACGCCCCGATCTGCCGTTTCCCGGCGCCTGGCTGCAGATCGCCGAACACCAGCAGATCCATCTGCTGGAACTGCCCAGCCCCGACCCGGTGGAGGGCCGGCCGGCCCACGGCGGCCGCGACCGCCATTTCGCCCTGGTGGTACCCGACCTGGAAGTCATCCGCCGGGCCCTGGAGGCGGCCGGCTGGCCCTATTCACCGAGCAAATCCGGCCGCCGGGCACTGTTCTGCCGCGATCCAGACGGCAACGCCGTCGAGTTCTTCGAGAAGGGCGTGGTTGCCGGCACCGAAAGGCTGTTCCCGGATCCCTGAAAAAACCCCGGCGTTGTGCCGGGTTTTTTTCAGGCTTTAGCCCCGCATCCGTCGCAGCGCTTCGATGCGCTCCTCGATGGGGGGATGGCTCATGAACAGGCGCGCCAGCCCCCGGCCGATGCCGCCATTGATGCCGAAGGCGGCGAACTCACCCGGCAGATCCCGGGGTTCGGCGTAGCGGCGCAGGGCCTCCAGGGCCGCGATCATCTTGTGGCGGCCCGCCAACCGGGCGCCGCCGGCGTCGGCGCGGAACTCACGCCAGCGCGAGAACCACATGACGATGATGGTCGCCAGAATTCCCAGCGCGATCTGGGCCAGCATCTGGGTGATGTAATAGCCGGGGCCGTAGCCGTAGTAATTGCCTTCTTCGTCGGCGGACTGGAACAGGGTCCTGTCCACGATGTGGCCGATGATGGTGGCGAAGAAATAGACGAAGGTGTTGAGCACCCCCTGGAGCAATGCCAGGGTGACCATGTCGCCGTTGGCCACGTGGCTGACCTCGTGCCCCAGCACCGCCTCGATCTCCTCAGCGTCCATGGTCTCCAGCAGGCCGGTGCTGACCGCCACCAGGGCGTCGTTCCTGTCCATGCCGGTGGCGAAGGCGTTGGGGTCGGGACTGGGGAAGATTCCCACCTCCGGCATGCCGATGCCCGCCTGGCGGGCCAGGCGCTCCACCGTGCTCACCAGCCAGGCCTCGGTGCGGTTCTGGGGCCGGTCGATGACGTAGACCCCCATCGAGGTCTTGGCCATCCACTTGGACAGCGCCAGGGAAACGATGGAGCCGGTCATGCCGATGAGCGCCGACATGATCAACAGGGCGGTCAGGTTCAGATGCACCCCCTGACGATCGAGGAATTCGCCCAACCCGAGCCACTGGAACAGGGCGGTGATCATGACGAGCACCGCCGCGTTGGTCGCCACAAACAACAGGATACGCAGCATGGATGTCACTCCTTTGGAAACGTTGGTTCGAATGGAATGGATGGAGACAATGACCGCAGGATTCAAGCCTTTGTTTCCAAAAAGCTTATCACAATACCCCGTGGTGGTGGACGCCGCCGCCCGTGCAGCCGATAATGATCGCCATCACCCTTTCGGAGGAGGCCGATCCATGTTGCGTCTCACGATTCTGCTCTGGTGCTGGCTGGCTGCCGCCCACGCCTTCACCGATCCGGTCGCCACCCTGCTGAAGCTGCCGCCGGGCTTTCACATCGACCTCTACGCCCGGGACCTGCCCGACGCCCGCTCGCTGGCCCTGGGGGACGACGGCACCGTCTACGTGGGCAGCCGCAAGGCCGGCAAGGTCTACGCGGTGCGTGACGAGGACGGTGACGGCAGGGCCGAGCGCCGCTTCGTCATCGCCACCGGCCTGACCATGCCCAACGGCGTGGCTTTCCGCAACGGGGCGCTCTACGTGGCGGAAGTCTCCCGCATTCTGCGCTTTCCCGGCATCTCCGGCCGCCTTGCCGATCCCCCAAAGCCGGAGGTGGTCTTCGACGGCTTCCCCGGCGATCTCTGGCACGGCTGGAAATACCTGCGTTTCGGCCCCGAAGGCAAGCTCTACACCGGTGTTGGCGCCCCCTGCAACATCTGCAAACCGGCCGACGAGATCTACGCCACCCTGGTGCGCTTGAACCCGGACGGCTCCGGCCTGGAAATCTTCGCCAAAGGGGTCCGCAACAGCGTCGGTTTCGACTGGCACCCTGAGACCGGCTCCCTCTGGTTCACCGACAACGGCCGCGACTGGCTCGGCGACGACCGCCCGCCCGACGAGCTCAACCAGGCGCCCCGGCCCGGGCTTCACTTCGGCTATCCTTACTGCCACGGCGGCGACATCCCCGATCCCCGTTTCGGCCGGGACGTGGACTGCAAGGAATTCGAGCCGCCGGCCTGGCGCTTCCCCGCCCACGTCGCCCCCTTGGGAATCCGCTTCTACACTGGCGCCCGTTTCCCCAGGCGCTACCGGGGGCAGCTGTTCGTCGCCGAACACGGCTCCTGGAACCGCTCGCAGCCGGTCGGCTATCGGGTCGTGTGGCTGGAATTCGACCACGGCCGCCCTGTGGCCGAGCATCCCTTCGTCGAAGGCTGGCTGCGGCCGGACGGCCGGGTGATGGGCCGGCCGGTGGACGTGCTCCAGCTGCCGGACGGTTCGCTGCTGGTCTCCGACGACTTGCGCGGAGTCATCTACCGGATCGACTACCGCCGCTGAGGTTCGGCTGCGATTCATTTCCGATGGACTACAGTTGAAGCAGGATTCAAAAAAGCGATCGCCATGACCCAAGACACCGACACCTCCTGGGAACGCCAAGTTCTGGAACGCCTGGCGAACGAGACCCTCGCCGAACGCCGCCGGGCCCGGCGCTGGAACGTCACCATCCGCCTGCTGTTCCTCGCCTACCTGATCGCCGTCACCCTGAGCCTGATGAAGCCCTGGTCCCAGGAAGGGCTGGCCGGCAACGCGCAGATCACCGCCAAGGTGAAGGTGGAAGGCATCCTGCTGCCCGATGCGCCCGCCAACGCCCAGGCGCTGATCGAAGGGCTGAGACGGGCAGCGAAGGCGCCCAACGCCAAAGGCATCCTGCTGGAGATGAACTCTCCCGGCGGCAGCCCGGTGCAGGCGGCGCTGGTCTACGACGCCATCCGCCGTCTCAAAAAGGAAAAGCCGGATCTGCCGGTAGTGGCGGTGGTGCAGGACATGTGCGCCTCCGGCTGTTATTACATCGCCGCCGCCGCCGACAAGATCTACGTCAGCCCCTACAGCATCGTCGGCTCCATCGGCGTCATCATGAACGGCTTCGGTTTCGTGGAAGCGATGAAGAAGCTCGGTATCGAACGCCGCCTGCTCACCGCCGGAGAGCACAAGGCGCTGCTCGATCCCTTCTCCCCGGTCAAACCGGAGGAAAAGGCCCATGTGCAGGGCCTTCTGAACGAGGTCCATCGTCAGTTCATCGCCGCGGTCAGACAGGGAAGGGGACAGCGTCTCAAGGACACCCCCGAAATCTTCTCCGGACTGATCTGGGTCGGCCATCAGGGCATCGAACTGGGACTGGCCGACGCCATCGGCGACACCTACAGCGTCGCCCGCGAAGTGATCGGCGCGGAAAAGATCGTCGATTTCACCCCGGAGGAGAACGTCTGGGAACGCGTGGCCCGACGTTTCGGCACCTCGCTGGGAATGATGGTGGCCGCAACCGTCGGCGGCGCGAGGCTGGGACCGTGAAGCCGATCCGCATCGCACTGGTGCTGGGGATTGCCCTCATCACTTCCAGGGTGGCAGCAATCACCGTCGAGGAGGCCGCCAAGGCGGTACAGCAAGAGGTCAAGGGCCGCGTTCTCGGCGCCAAAACCGTCACCGAGGACGGACGGAAGATCCACGTCATCCGCATCCTGACCCCGGACGGACGGGTCCGCCATATCCGGGTGGATGCGGCCAGCGGCAGGATACTCAAGGAAACTTCAAAATAAACAGGGGCAAAGCAGTGAGGCGGCGGTGAGCGCAATCCTGGTTCTCTCCATCGGCATCCGTCTCATCGCCTTCTTCATCTCCCTACGGGTCTGGCACCGCATCCGCGACTGGCGTATCGGTTTTCTGGCCCTGATGCTTCTGCTGATGGCCGTGCGCCAGGGGTGGACCCTGATTGAAAGGACCCAGGACTGGCATACCTTACGCTGGCAGGCATGGGAGGAACTGCCAGGACTGGTTGTCAGCGTGATCGCCCTGGCGGCGGTCTTCTGTCTGGAAAGAATGTTCACCGAACTCAGGCGCCGTACCCGCGAAGACCGCCTGTTCAACGACATTCTCAGACACACCTTCGAAGACGCCCGGAATTTTTTCACCCATCTGCTGCAGGCGCTGCTTCACCATGCCGACCTGCCCCTGCAACAAAAGGCCGCCATCTGGTTGAAAAACGAGGAACGGGAACCGTTCCGGTGCATCGCGCAGATCGGAGATCCTCCCCAACCGTCCAGGCCGCTCTTTTCCTGCCCACTGAAACCCAAACCTTGTGCCGACTCCCACGAAATCAAAACCATCGAAATCGACGCAAAAGGAATCGTGCGCCTGTGCTTGAAGGGGGAAAATGGCTGCTGCGGCTGGATAGAACTGTACCTTCACCCCGACAGCCGTCTAAACCCAAGAGACACACGGCTGCTGGAACACGTCGGCCAACTCGCCAGCCTGGCCTACAGGCGCCAGCAGGCCGACCGCCGCATCGCATACCAGGCGCACCACGATGCGCTGACCGGCCTGTACAACCGCCACGCTTTCCAAACGTGCCTGGAAACGGCACTGAAAGACGTCAGACACGGTGCCCCCCCCTACGTGCTGTGTTATTTCGACCTGGACCAGTTCAAACTGGTCAACGATACTTGCAGTCATGCAGCCGGAGACGCGCTCTTGTGCCAGATCGCCCAGCTGATCCGCCAGCAGCTGACCCCTGGCGACTGCTTCGCCCGCCTGGGTGGCGACGAATTCGCCCTATTGTTGCGCCATTGTCCCCTGGATCGGGCGCTGGAACGGCTGCAAAAGATCCGCGCCACGCTCAACGACTGGCCTTTCGTCTGGGAAGGGCGGACCTTCCACGTCAGCGCCAGTTTCGGCGTGGTTCCCCTGTCATCTGAACCGACCAGCGCGGAAACCGCCCTCAGCCACGCCGATGCCGCCTGTT comes from Methylomarinovum tepidoasis and encodes:
- a CDS encoding PQQ-dependent sugar dehydrogenase; the protein is MLRLTILLWCWLAAAHAFTDPVATLLKLPPGFHIDLYARDLPDARSLALGDDGTVYVGSRKAGKVYAVRDEDGDGRAERRFVIATGLTMPNGVAFRNGALYVAEVSRILRFPGISGRLADPPKPEVVFDGFPGDLWHGWKYLRFGPEGKLYTGVGAPCNICKPADEIYATLVRLNPDGSGLEIFAKGVRNSVGFDWHPETGSLWFTDNGRDWLGDDRPPDELNQAPRPGLHFGYPYCHGGDIPDPRFGRDVDCKEFEPPAWRFPAHVAPLGIRFYTGARFPRRYRGQLFVAEHGSWNRSQPVGYRVVWLEFDHGRPVAEHPFVEGWLRPDGRVMGRPVDVLQLPDGSLLVSDDLRGVIYRIDYRR
- the sppA gene encoding signal peptide peptidase SppA, encoding MTQDTDTSWERQVLERLANETLAERRRARRWNVTIRLLFLAYLIAVTLSLMKPWSQEGLAGNAQITAKVKVEGILLPDAPANAQALIEGLRRAAKAPNAKGILLEMNSPGGSPVQAALVYDAIRRLKKEKPDLPVVAVVQDMCASGCYYIAAAADKIYVSPYSIVGSIGVIMNGFGFVEAMKKLGIERRLLTAGEHKALLDPFSPVKPEEKAHVQGLLNEVHRQFIAAVRQGRGQRLKDTPEIFSGLIWVGHQGIELGLADAIGDTYSVAREVIGAEKIVDFTPEENVWERVARRFGTSLGMMVAATVGGARLGP
- a CDS encoding PepSY domain-containing protein yields the protein MKPIRIALVLGIALITSRVAAITVEEAAKAVQQEVKGRVLGAKTVTEDGRKIHVIRILTPDGRVRHIRVDAASGRILKETSK
- a CDS encoding putative bifunctional diguanylate cyclase/phosphodiesterase — its product is MSAILVLSIGIRLIAFFISLRVWHRIRDWRIGFLALMLLLMAVRQGWTLIERTQDWHTLRWQAWEELPGLVVSVIALAAVFCLERMFTELRRRTREDRLFNDILRHTFEDARNFFTHLLQALLHHADLPLQQKAAIWLKNEEREPFRCIAQIGDPPQPSRPLFSCPLKPKPCADSHEIKTIEIDAKGIVRLCLKGENGCCGWIELYLHPDSRLNPRDTRLLEHVGQLASLAYRRQQADRRIAYQAHHDALTGLYNRHAFQTCLETALKDVRHGAPPYVLCYFDLDQFKLVNDTCSHAAGDALLCQIAQLIRQQLTPGDCFARLGGDEFALLLRHCPLDRALERLQKIRATLNDWPFVWEGRTFHVSASFGVVPLSSEPTSAETALSHADAACFLAKDYGRNRIQIYRSSDLEISQRRQEMNWIARLEQALKENRFELYAQPIVPIGQISRPTARHYEILLRLPQSNGVEPPASFLSAAERYHLMPRIDRWVVCRTLTLLSRHSNPTTRFSINLSGQSLGDPELLALIQEGCQHFDPKRLCFEITETAAITHLAQTQPFLATLKSLGCRLALDDFGAGFSSYAYLKRLPVDYLKIDGQFIRNLSQDPVDLAMVRSINEVAHILGKRTVAEFVESEAIMQQLIELGVDYAQGFFVGQPVPLKTVLQTQPQTL